CAAATTGCAAAAGCCGCGCCGGGTGATGTTGATGGTCAAAGCGGGGCCGCCGGTGGACGATTTCATCGAGCGGCTGCTGCCGCTTCTCGAAGCGGGTGACATCATCATTGATGGCGGCAACTCGAATTATCAAGACACCATTCGCCGCACGCAATACGTGGAGAGCAAAGGCTTGCTCTACCTCGGCACCGGCGTTTCCGGCGGCGAAGAAGGCGCGCGCCACGGACCTTCGATCATGCCGGGCGGCAGCCCGAAAGCCTGGGAGAGTGTGAAGCCGATCTTTCAAGCCATCGCGGCCAAGGTGAGTGGCGAGCCGTGTTGCGATTGGGTCGGCGAAAACGGCGCCGGCCATTACGTGAAAATGGTGCACAACGGCATCGAGTACGGCGACATGCAGCTCATTTGCGAAGCCTACGATCTGATGAAGCGCGGCTTGGGCATGAGCAATGAAGACATGCATCACGTCTTCGCGCGCTTCAATAAAGGCAAACTCGATTCCTATCTCATCGAAATCACCCGCGACATTTTGGGCTATCGCGACGAACACGGCGCCGCCGTGGTCGATCTCATTCTCGACGCCGCCGGGCAAAAAGGCACCGGCAAGTGGACGGTCATCTCTTCGATGGATTTGGGCATTCCCATTACGCTGGTGAGCGAGGCGGTTTATGCGCGCTCACTTTCTGCGATGAAAGATGAACGCGTGCAAGCCGCCAAACTGCTCAAGGGACCGGCGACGAACTTCACGGGCAACAAGGAAGAATTTATCAACGATATTGAAGCGGCGATGTACGCGGCCAAGCTCATCTCCTATGCGCAAGGCTACATGTTGCTGCGTGCCGCTGCCGAGGAACACAAATGGAATTTGAATTACGGCGGCATTGCCTTGATGTGGCGCGGCGGCTGCATCATTCGCTCGGTTTTTCTGGGCGACATTCGCAATGCGTTTCAGCGCAATCCCGAGCTGACGAACTTGCTGTTGGATCCTTTCTTCAGTGAACAAGTGCTGGCAGCGCAGGCCGCATGGCGCCGCGTGGTGAGGCAGGCAGCCGAGCTCGGCATTGCCATTCCCGCCATGGCCTCGGCGTTGAACTTCTTCGATGGTTACCGCCAGGAACGGCTGCCGGCGAATCTGCTGCAGGCGCAACGCGACTATTTTGGTGCACATACTTACGAACGCCTCGACCAGCCGCGTGGTCAATTTTTCCATACCAACTGGACCGGCCGTGGCGGTGAGGTGACGGCCGGCAAGTACAACAATTGAAACAATCATGATCATCGGCAAAGGCTCTCCCCAAGAAACGCTGAGCGCGGCCCAGGTTTTGGAACTGTGCGGCCAGGCGTTCGCAGCGAGAAATCTCACCGGCAAGCGCATCCTGGCGATCATTCCCGACAACACGCGCAGCGCGCCGATTGACTTGATGTTTCGCAGCGTGTATCAATTGCTGGCAGAACGCGCCGCGCGGCTGGATTTTCTCATCGCGCTCGGCACGCATCCGCCGCTGTCCGCGGCCGGCATCGCACAGCGACTCGGCGTCGCCACGGAAGAACTGCACACAAAATATCCCAAGGCGCGCATCTTCAATCATGCCTGGAACGATCCGCGGCAGCTTCGCCGGCTCGGCACAATTTCCGCCGAGGAAGTCGCGGAGATTTCCCGCGGCATGATGCGCGCGCCCGTGCCGGTCACGATAAACAAGATGATTTTTGACTATGATCTGCTGATGATCATCGGGCCCACGTTTCCGCACGAAGTGGTGGGTTTCTCCGGCGGCAACAAGTATCTCTTTCCCGGCATTGCGGGTGGTGAGATCATCGACATGTTTCACTGGCTGGGCGCGCTCATCACCAGTCCGGTGATCATCGGCACGAAGCACACGCCGGTGCGCCGCGTGGTTGATCGCGCCGCTTCATTCGTGCCGGTCGAGCGCATGTGCTTGAGCCTGGTGGTGCAAGGACGCGAGCTCGCCGGCTTGTATATCGGCACACCGGAAGAGGCGTGGAGTGCCGCCGCAGATTTGTCCCGGGAAATTCACATCATTTACAAAGAGCGCCCCTTTGCCAGGGTTCTCTCTTGCGCGCCGGCGATGTATGACGATTTGTGGGTGGGCGGCAAATGCACCTACAAGCTGGAGCCGGTGGTGGCGGAGGGCGGCGAGTTGATCATTTATGCGCCGCATATCAGGGAAATCTCGGTGTCGCACGGCAGAGAAATCCAACGCATCGGCTATCACGTGCGCGATTATTTTCTCAAGCAGATGGACAAGTTCAAAGATGTGCCCGGCGGCATCATGGCGCATTCCACGCATGTGAAAGGGGTGGGCACGTTCGAGAACGGCGTGGAAAAACCGCGCATGAACGTCGTGCTCGCCACGCAGATTCCGGAAAAGGTGTGCCGCAGCATCAATCTCGGGTATCGCGATCCGGCTTCGATCGATCTCGATGAATGGAAAGATCGCGAAGACGAGGATATTCTCTTTGTTCCCAAGGCCGGTGAAATTCTCTATCGGTTGAAGGACGATCCCTTTGAATAGTCTGGCTTTGATCATTATGTGTACCAAAGCTGGAAAAATTCCAACTTTTTTGAACAGGAGTTAGCAGGGAAAAATCTCTGTTTTCTCCGTTCGCTCCTGTTGAGAGGCTTTTTGTTACGACTTGTCCCGCATTGTGAGATATGATCATCATTCTGATGGGCGTCACCGGTTGCGGCAAGACCACCATCGGCCAGCAACTGGCGCGAGAATTGAACTGGCCGTTTTACGACGGCGACGATTTTCATCCTGCCGCCAATGTGGAAAAAATGCGCGCCGGCATTCCGTTGACGGACGACGATCGTGCTCCCTGGCTGGCGACTCTGCAAAACTTGATTCGCGAAAAGCTCAATACCAGCCAATCCGGGATTCTGGCGTGCTCGGCGTTGAAGCAAAAATATCGCGACTGGCTGCAGGTCGATCCGCTGAAAGTGCGCTTCGTTTTTCTGCAGGGTGATTTTGCCACCATCGCCAAACGCCTGGCAGCACGCACGAATCATTACATGGATCCCAATCTGCTTGCCAGCCAATTCGAGGCGCTGGAAGAGCCGCGCGACGCGCTCGCCGTCGACATAGCACAAACGCCCGGGGCGATCGTGGCGCACATCAGGTCGGCATTGCAGTTGCCCAAGCAGGTCGTTTAGGCGTTCAAGCCCGGACCGGCACGCGCCATCGTTGTTGTCGCCGGGCCACCTTCCCAAGTCTGTTGTGGCAGGTATCCACTTCCATCCGCGAAACTCCCGCCCAGCGCACGGCTACCTGGAAAAGCAAATCCACCACCAGTGCAACCTGCGCGTCACTGCCCGTCTGCAAATCGACCTTGACATTTCATCCGGTTCTGTTTATTCTTTCCACCCTTTTTCCTCACGCAGCCGGCAGAATCACAATCAAACACCTTATTCACAAGGAGCGCGACCATGAGAAAACCAGGGTTAGGCATCGTTCTGTATTTGTTGCTGAGTTGGAGCCAGCCGGCCTTGCCGCAGGACTTCATGCTGCAAGGCTGGTATTGGAACTATCCGGGCACTGCTGATGGCCACGTGTGGGCGGACACGCTCAACGCCAAAGCGCAGGCGCTGGCGAATGCCGGATTCACCTATGTTTGGCTGCCTCCGCTCTCGCGTGCCAGCTTTGGGCAAACCAGCAACGGCTACGATCCCAAAGATCTGTTCGATCTCGGCGAATTCGGCGGCGGCCCGACGCGCTTCGGTACGCGCACCGATCTCAACGATCTCATCGCCACGTTCAACACCTACGGCCTCAAGGCCGTGGCGGATATGATTTACAACCATCGCGATGGTGGGAAGGCGGAAAACAATCCCTCGGTGGAAGGCTGGATTGAAAACTTGACGGCGGCGAAAGTCAACAACGGCGATCAGCCTTTTCCCAGCGATCGCTACCGCTGTTATCTGCCCATTGGCGGCGCCACGGGCCGCGGCGCGGGCACTTACTATTTCAAATTCAAATCCGCCTCTGAGCATGCGAATTTTCATGGCAAGCCTTACAAGGTTTATATGCAAACCAACGCTGTCGGATATCAAAGCCAACCGCCGGAGAACGAAGCAGAGCCGAATGGTGGCGGCGGTTGCGGCGAGCCGAACAACGTGATTCATCTCGGCATCGACATGCAGGCCAACCTCGACGGCCTCGGTTGCAAGATCGACGAGTTCGCGCTCACCCTCGGCAGCAGCGACTTCAATGCCACGGGCGACTCCATCTGGATCTACACCGGCAATTCCAGCGGCTACACCGATCACTATGTCTATGAAGTGTGGTACAACGGCAGTAATCATCAAAGCGCGATCAAGTATCAGACCTATACCGATTTCACCGGTGTTGCCAGCGGCCGCGGCGGCATGAATCACACCAACTTCAAACCCAACGGCAATCCCACCTGCCTGTGCGGCGACTGGGACTACATGTACTTTTTCTACGATTATGACCAAACCGTGCCGAGCACACGCGACACTTTGTTCGCGTGGACGCGCTGGATGTGGAGCAACGCCGGCATGCGCGGCCTGCGCATGGATGCGGTCAAGCATTTCACCCCGGAGTTTGTCGGCGATTTGCTGGATAATTTGCACGCGAATGGCATGGACCCCGGCATGGTCGTGGGCGAATGGTTCGACTCGAATTCATACATTCTCAAAGACTGGGTCGAGGACGTGAAGAGTTACATGGACGCCGGCACGCAAGCCGCGATCAAGCCGCGCGTGTTCGATTTCGCCCTGCGCGACGCCCTGGAGAAAGCGTGCGATCTTTACGGCTATGACGCGCGCAACGTTTTCACCGCCAGTCTCGTCGATGCGCAAGGCGTCAGCGGCGATTATGCCGTCACCTTCGTCAACAACCATGATTTCCGTGATCCCGGCCAGCCGGTGGACAACGATCCGATACTCGCTTACGCTTACACACTCACCAACAACCAACTTGGCGTTGCCAGCGTGTTTTATCCGGATTACTACAGCAGCCTCAGGAGCAAGATCGATCAGCTCATCGAGATTCACAAGAACTACATTTATGGCGCCAGCAGCCGCGATTATCTCAGCCGCCTCGGCACGCCGTACAGCGCGACGTACACCGGCGGCTATCCGAACACGACGCTGCTCTATCAATTGCGCGGCGCGGTTTCCGGACGCGATGTGATCGTCGCCATCAATTTTGCCGGCGAGCAGCTCAGAGTCACGCACGGCGTCAACACGACCAGCTTGCCGGTGGGCGCGACGCTGATCGATGCGGTAGGCAATTCGACGACCGCCACTCTGACCGTGAATGCCAGCAATCAAGTTTATCTCGAATTGCCGGCACGCAGCTATGCGGTGTGGATCGAAGATGCCGGCAGTTGGGCGCAAGCCGGTGTGAGTGGTTTGGGTTCGACGTACACGTTCAATGAAATCGATATGCTCGACAAAGACACGGGTTGGGCGGTGGCGACGAGCGGCAAGATTGCGAAGACAACGAACGGGGGCATCAACTGGAGCGCAGTGACGAGCGGGACTTCCAACGCGCTGTACGGCGTCAAAGCGGTGGATGCGAATACCGTCGTGGTCGTCGGTGCCAGCAACACGATTCGCCGTACGACGAATGGCGGCGCTTCCTGGGTGTCGGTGGCGCCGAGCATGTCGCCCACGCCGACTTGGCGCAACGTCGATGGCATCGGCAGCACGCTGTACGCGGTTGGTCACGTGACTTCCGGCGCGCGGCGCGTGCGCGTGGCGCGCTCTACCGACGGCGGCGCAACGTGGACGCGCATCGATGGCGGCGCGATGGGCAGCACCAGCACGACTTCTTCAACAGCGTTCTATGGCATTGATGTCGTCACCGCGGATATCGTCTATCTTTGCGGCACCTACGGCACCGGCGGCAATAGCATCTACTACACCGCGAATGGCACCAACCCTGCACCGGCTTGGAGCGGCACTTCGACCGCCTCTCCTTTCTATAGCATCGAAATGATCAACAGCAGTTGGGGCTACGTGGTCGGCAGTTCTTCGAAATACTATCAAACCACCAACGGCACCTCGTTTTCCGCAGTCGCGAGCAGCGGTCTGCCCAGCGGCATGTCGGTGTGGGACGTGTCGTGGAATGCGAACACGCAGCGGCTTTACCTCGCCGGTTACACGGGTGCCAGCGGGTCGTATGTGCCGCGCCTCTATCGCACCGGCGTGATGGCCAACTCGGCCGCTTCGGATGTGGTGAGCGCGATGACGGTCAATCTGCCCGGCAACACGCAATTGTTCTCGCTAGACGCCGAGACTTCCTCCGCGGCTTCCGGCGGCAGCAGCACGCGCATTGCTTATTACGGCGCGCTCGGTCTGGTGAAATCATCCGTGCCGCTGACAGAGACCGATTCTCCAGCGCGGGCTGCGAGCTACGAACTGTTCGCCAACTATCCCAATCCCTTTAATCCGGCAACAACGATCGTGTACCAAATGCCGCAAGCGGGACAAGTCTCGCTGCAGATATTCAACATGCTCGGGCAATTGGTGCGGACGCTGGTTGATGCGGAAGTGGCAGCGGGCGTGCACGCCGTCACCTGGGATGGCAGAGACAGCGAGGGCGATCAGTTAGCGAGCGGCGTGTACGTCTATCAACTCCGGGCAGGTGAGACTGTGAAAACGCGAAAGATGCTGCTCGCAAAGTAGCCGTCAACGGCGCAGATGGATGTGTCTTGGTTTGCTGAACCGCTCGGGCAGAGTGGCGCGGCACGGCGCCACTCGCTCGAGTAGCCTGCTGCTTCACTTTGGCGCGATTCCGGCCGGCAAAGCCGTCACCAAGTGGTATCGGTTTGGAGAAGCACGTTTCGAGCAAACGCTGTGGCACCACAATCTCAGCGAGGCCACCAGACGCATTTTTTCAGGAATTCTTGAAGGAGCAATATGAAGCGAATTTTTTTCCTGCTGCCGCTGTTCTTGCTGTCCGCCGTCCTGCTGC
The window above is part of the bacterium genome. Proteins encoded here:
- a CDS encoding gluconokinase, whose translation is MIIILMGVTGCGKTTIGQQLARELNWPFYDGDDFHPAANVEKMRAGIPLTDDDRAPWLATLQNLIREKLNTSQSGILACSALKQKYRDWLQVDPLKVRFVFLQGDFATIAKRLAARTNHYMDPNLLASQFEALEEPRDALAVDIAQTPGAIVAHIRSALQLPKQVV
- a CDS encoding T9SS type A sorting domain-containing protein — translated: MRKPGLGIVLYLLLSWSQPALPQDFMLQGWYWNYPGTADGHVWADTLNAKAQALANAGFTYVWLPPLSRASFGQTSNGYDPKDLFDLGEFGGGPTRFGTRTDLNDLIATFNTYGLKAVADMIYNHRDGGKAENNPSVEGWIENLTAAKVNNGDQPFPSDRYRCYLPIGGATGRGAGTYYFKFKSASEHANFHGKPYKVYMQTNAVGYQSQPPENEAEPNGGGGCGEPNNVIHLGIDMQANLDGLGCKIDEFALTLGSSDFNATGDSIWIYTGNSSGYTDHYVYEVWYNGSNHQSAIKYQTYTDFTGVASGRGGMNHTNFKPNGNPTCLCGDWDYMYFFYDYDQTVPSTRDTLFAWTRWMWSNAGMRGLRMDAVKHFTPEFVGDLLDNLHANGMDPGMVVGEWFDSNSYILKDWVEDVKSYMDAGTQAAIKPRVFDFALRDALEKACDLYGYDARNVFTASLVDAQGVSGDYAVTFVNNHDFRDPGQPVDNDPILAYAYTLTNNQLGVASVFYPDYYSSLRSKIDQLIEIHKNYIYGASSRDYLSRLGTPYSATYTGGYPNTTLLYQLRGAVSGRDVIVAINFAGEQLRVTHGVNTTSLPVGATLIDAVGNSTTATLTVNASNQVYLELPARSYAVWIEDAGSWAQAGVSGLGSTYTFNEIDMLDKDTGWAVATSGKIAKTTNGGINWSAVTSGTSNALYGVKAVDANTVVVVGASNTIRRTTNGGASWVSVAPSMSPTPTWRNVDGIGSTLYAVGHVTSGARRVRVARSTDGGATWTRIDGGAMGSTSTTSSTAFYGIDVVTADIVYLCGTYGTGGNSIYYTANGTNPAPAWSGTSTASPFYSIEMINSSWGYVVGSSSKYYQTTNGTSFSAVASSGLPSGMSVWDVSWNANTQRLYLAGYTGASGSYVPRLYRTGVMANSAASDVVSAMTVNLPGNTQLFSLDAETSSAASGGSSTRIAYYGALGLVKSSVPLTETDSPARAASYELFANYPNPFNPATTIVYQMPQAGQVSLQIFNMLGQLVRTLVDAEVAAGVHAVTWDGRDSEGDQLASGVYVYQLRAGETVKTRKMLLAK
- the gnd gene encoding decarboxylating NADP(+)-dependent phosphogluconate dehydrogenase; the protein is MSEKADIGLIGLAVMGQNLVLNMNDHGFIVAVYNRTTAKVDEFLQSSARGTKVIGTHTMEELIGKLQKPRRVMLMVKAGPPVDDFIERLLPLLEAGDIIIDGGNSNYQDTIRRTQYVESKGLLYLGTGVSGGEEGARHGPSIMPGGSPKAWESVKPIFQAIAAKVSGEPCCDWVGENGAGHYVKMVHNGIEYGDMQLICEAYDLMKRGLGMSNEDMHHVFARFNKGKLDSYLIEITRDILGYRDEHGAAVVDLILDAAGQKGTGKWTVISSMDLGIPITLVSEAVYARSLSAMKDERVQAAKLLKGPATNFTGNKEEFINDIEAAMYAAKLISYAQGYMLLRAAAEEHKWNLNYGGIALMWRGGCIIRSVFLGDIRNAFQRNPELTNLLLDPFFSEQVLAAQAAWRRVVRQAAELGIAIPAMASALNFFDGYRQERLPANLLQAQRDYFGAHTYERLDQPRGQFFHTNWTGRGGEVTAGKYNN
- a CDS encoding lactate racemase domain-containing protein, encoding MIIGKGSPQETLSAAQVLELCGQAFAARNLTGKRILAIIPDNTRSAPIDLMFRSVYQLLAERAARLDFLIALGTHPPLSAAGIAQRLGVATEELHTKYPKARIFNHAWNDPRQLRRLGTISAEEVAEISRGMMRAPVPVTINKMIFDYDLLMIIGPTFPHEVVGFSGGNKYLFPGIAGGEIIDMFHWLGALITSPVIIGTKHTPVRRVVDRAASFVPVERMCLSLVVQGRELAGLYIGTPEEAWSAAADLSREIHIIYKERPFARVLSCAPAMYDDLWVGGKCTYKLEPVVAEGGELIIYAPHIREISVSHGREIQRIGYHVRDYFLKQMDKFKDVPGGIMAHSTHVKGVGTFENGVEKPRMNVVLATQIPEKVCRSINLGYRDPASIDLDEWKDREDEDILFVPKAGEILYRLKDDPFE